From a region of the Sesamum indicum cultivar Zhongzhi No. 13 linkage group LG3, S_indicum_v1.0, whole genome shotgun sequence genome:
- the LOC105159323 gene encoding probable LRR receptor-like serine/threonine-protein kinase At4g36180, whose protein sequence is MPTATILLAMALCATLISSLTCAAVVSEILALLSFKQNIFDPRGAMDGWNASTPAAPCDWRGILCSAGRVSELHLPRLQLGGRLSEQLGDLRQLRALSLHSNNLNGSIPQALSRCTLLRTVYLQYNSFTGEISPSFFYNLTNLQVFNLGHNLISGEIPDELPARLQVLDLSSNSFSGKIPVNFSASHQLQVIDLSFNHLSGSIPATIGTLQQLEYLFLDDNELHGTIPSAISNCSSLIHVSAGDNMLSGVVPATMGSLKSLQVISLPRNQLSGVVSSSLFCKMTERNATVRILDLSSNALTGIENHAGATCAGVLEVLNLHGNRINGFFPDFVMNLSTLKVLDISGNLISGFLPDRIGNLVSLEEFRARNNSLSGGIPDNVTKCVSLRVLDIGKNRFSGLIPEFIGEMKGLAMLFLGGNLFTGRIPESLSDLYLLELLDLSDNMLNGTVPLELMRLSNLSTLNLSNNRFSDEVLVNIGKFKGLEVLNMSGCGFSGAIPSSVGNLLRLKTLDMSKQNLSGELPVELFGLPSLQVVALQENLLSGNVPEGFSSLSNLQYLNLSSNAFSGQIPATYGFLRSLSVLSLSHNHISGSIPVELSNCSGLEGLELRENDFTGEIPAGFSHLSHLQRLDLGQNNLTGEIPESLSNCSSLIVLLLDSNHLSGHIPDALSKLSMLMELDVSSNNLTGAIPANLSLISTLQHLNLSGNNLEGRIPEALASRFSDPSIYTMNKNLCGQPLKKNCPREKRRKRKRLILYIVVAVAGSLLLLLCCCGYVYSLLRWRKRLREGTSGEKKRSPSSSSQGGRGSGENGPPKLVMFNNKITYAETLEATRQFDEENVLSRGKYGLLFKATYADGMVLAIRRLPDTSIVENTFRKEAESLGKVKHRNLTVLRGYYAGPPPDMRLLIYDYMPNGNLATLLQEASHQEGHVLNWPMRHLIALGIARGLAFLHSISTIHGDVKPQNVLFDADFEAHLSDFGLDKLTIPNPAEASTSATPVGSLGYAAPEATLTGQPTKEADVYSFGIVVLEILTGKKPMMFTEDEDIVKWVKRQLQRGQVSELLDQGLLELDPESSEWEEFLMGVKVGLLCTMPDPLERPSMTDVVFMLEGCRLGPEIPSSADPTTVTSPT, encoded by the coding sequence ATGCCAACGGCTACTATTCTCCTCGCTATGGCGCTCTGCGCCACCCTAATCTCCTCATTAACCTGCGCCGCCGTCGTATCCGAGATCCTGGCCTTGCTCTCCTTCAAACAGAATATTTTCGATCCTCGTGGAGCCATGGATGGTTGGAATGCGTCCACTCCCGCCGCGCCGTGCGACTGGCGTGGCATTCTGTGCTCCGCCGGCAGGGTGAGTGAGCTCCATCTGCCGCGCCTTCAGCTCGGCGGCCGGCTCAGCGAGCAGCTCGGTGACCTGCGCCAGCTGCGGGCGTTAAGTCTCCATTCCAACAACCTGAACGGTTCAATCCCGCAGGCACTCTCCCGGTGCACACTCTTACGCACTGTCTATTTGCAGTACAATTCATTCACCGGCGAGATTTCACCCTCATTTTTCTATAACCTCACAAATCTCCAAGTTTTTAACCTAGGCCACAACCTCATCTCCGGCGAAATCCCCGACGAACTTCCGGCACGCCTCCAGGTGCTCGACCTCTCATCCAACTCATTCTCCGGGAAGATTCCGGTGAACTTTTCGGCTAGTCACCAGCTCCAGGTCATCGATCTATCGTTCAACCATTTATCCGGCAGCATTCCGGCGACGATCGGAACGCTGCAGCAGTTAGAGTATTTATTCCTCGACGATAACGAACTCCACGGGACGATTCCATCGGCCATATCGAACTGTTCTTCACTCATCCACGTTAGTGCTGGGGATAATATGCTGTCCGGCGTCGTTCCGGCTACAATGGGGTCACTTAAAAGTCTTCAAGTTATCTCATTGCCTCGCAATCAGCTATCCGGCGTCGTTTCCTCATccttattttgtaaaatgacAGAACGGAATGCTACAGTCAGGATTCTTGACTTGAGTTCAAATGCGCTCACGGGGATAGAGAACCATGCTGGTGCAACGTGCGCTGGTGTTCTGGAAGTTCTAAACCTTCACGGGAATCGGATAAATGGGTTCTTTCCTGATTTTGTAATGAATTTGTCGACGTTAAAAGTTTTAGATATTTCTGGGAATTTGATATCCGGGTTTTTGCCGGATAGGATTGGGAATTTGGTTTCTCTGGAGGAGTTTAGAGCGCGGAACAATTCACTATCTGGTGGAATTCCGGATAACGTGACAAAATGTGTGTCACTAAGAGTGCTTGACATTGGGAAAAATCGGTTTTCTGGTTTAATACCGGAGTTTATAGGGGAAATGAAGGGATTGGCAATGTTATTTCTCGGCGGGAATTTGTTCACTGGTAGAATTCCTGAGAGCTTAAGCGATCTTTACTTGCTAGAATTGTTGGATTTGAGTGATAATATGCTGAATGGGACTGTGCCTCTTGAATTGATGAGGCTTAGCAATTTGAGCACTCTAAATTTGAGTAATAACAGATTTTCGGATGAAGTGCTGGTAAATATTGGTAAATTTAAAGGTTTAGAAGTTCTGAATATGAGTGGTTGCGGGTTTTCAGGAGCGATCCCATCAAGTGTTGGGAATCTTTTGAGGCTCAAAACTCTTGATATGAGTAAGCAAAACTTGTCGGGGGAGTTGCCTGTTGAGCTCTTTGGGTTGCCAAGTTTGCAGGTTGTGGCTCTTCAGGAAAATTTGTTGTCTGGAAATGTGCCTGAAGGTTTTAGCAGCTTGTCTAATTTGCAGTATCTCAATCTTTCATCAAATGCTTTCTCTGGTCAGATTCCGGCTACTTATGGATTTCTGAGATCATTAAGTGTTCTTTCACTGTCTCATAATCATATAAGTGGCTCAATTCCAGTGGAGTTGAGCAATTGTTCTGGTCTTGAAGGTTTAGAACTCAGAGAAAATGACTTCACCGGTGAAATTCCAGCTGGTTTTTCCCATTTGTCTCATTTACAGAGGCTTGATCTAGGCCAGAATAATTTAACAGGTGAAATTCCAGAAAGCCTTTCCAACTGTTCGTCTTTGATTGTCCTATTATTGGATTCAAATCACCTCTCAGGCCACATTCCGGACGCACTATCGAAGTTATCGATGTTAATGGAACTGGATGTATCTTCGAATAATCTGACTGGAGCAATTCCAGCAAATCTTTCACTTATCTCAACCTTGCAACACTTAAATTTGTCAGGTAATAACCTTGAGGGTCGGATTCCTGAGGCACTGGCTTCTCGTTTTAGTGATCCTTCCATCTATAccatgaataaaaatttatgtggacAACCACTGAAAAAGAATTGCCCAAGGGAGAAAAGGCGGAAAAGAAAGAGATTGATTCTTTATATAGTTGTGGCTGTGGCAGGGAGTTTACTGCTGTTATTGTGTTGTTGTGGTTACGTATACAGTCTGCTAAGGTGGCGCAAGAGACTGAGAGAGGGGACATCAGGAGAGAAGAAGCGAAGCCCCAGTTCCAGTTCACAAGGGGGACGTGGAAGTGGAGAAAATGGTCCACCTAAGCTTGTTATGTTCAACAACAAGATCACATATGCTGAAACCCTAGAAGCAACAAGACAGTTCGATGAAGAAAACGTGTTGAGCCGAGGGAAGTATGGGCTGTTATTTAAAGCTACTTATGCTGATGGAATGGTGCTCGCAATTCGCCGCCTTCCTGACACATCCATTGTGGAGAACACCTTCCGTAAAGAAGCTGAATCCCTAGGCAAAGTTAAACATCGAAACCTGACAGTTCTTCGTGGCTATTATGCTGGACCGCCTCCAGATATGAGACTTCTTATTTACGACTACATGCCTAATGGAAATCTTGCCACCCTTCTTCAAGAGGCATCACACCAAGAAGGACATGTGCTGAACTGGCCAATGCGCCACCTGATTGCTCTAGGTATAGCTCGTGGCCTAGCATTCTTGCATTCGATCTCAACAATACATGGGGATGTGAAGCCACAAAACGTTCTCTTCGATGCTGATTTTGAGGCTCATCTCTCTGATTTTGGGCTGGATAAACTGACAATACCTAATCCAGCTGAAGCTTCCACCTCTGCCACACCAGTTGGGAGTCTAGGCTATGCAGCACCAGAAGCTACATTAACAGGGCAACCAACTAAAGAAGCGGATGTATACAGTTTCGGGATTGTGGTGTTGGAGATATTGACTGGAAAAAAACCAATGATGTTTACAGAAGATGAGGACATTGTGAAATGGGTGAAGAGACAACTACAAAGAGGCCAAGTTTCAGAATTGCTCGATCAGGGCTTGCTGGAACTCGATCCTGAGTCATCGGAGTGGGAAGAATTCTTGATGGGAGTGAAAGTTGGATTGCTTTGCACAATGCCTGACCCTCTTGAAAGACCTTCCATGACTGATGTTGTCTTCATGCTCGAAGGCTGCCGGTTAGGCCCAGAAATTCCTTCCTCTGCTGATCCCACCACGGTAACTTCACCCACCTGA
- the LOC105159322 gene encoding probable 1-acylglycerol-3-phosphate O-acyltransferase: protein MAEEITSPPAAAAAATTKRRSLWPSLLRWKPTSTDHIIAAEKRLLSLVKTRYKQERVNIGSGPPGSKTRWFRSASDEPRFINTVTFDSEEGSPALVLVHGYGASQGFFFRNFDALAKHFKVIAIDQLGWGGSSRPDFTCKSTEETEAWFIESFEEWRKENNLSKFILLGHSFGGYVAAKYAIKYPEHIQHLILVGPAGFSSETDMSEQLIQFRATWKGAIVNHLWESNFTPQKLVRGLGPWGPGLVRKYTSARFGSNSQGNMLNEDESRLLTDYVYHTLAAKASGELCLKYIFSFGAFPRMPLLHCASEWKVPTTFIYGYDDWMNYQGAQEARKSMKVPCEIIRVPQGGHFVFIDNPAAFHPAVFYACRKVLSPNQYSNSLPAGLLSV, encoded by the exons ATGGCGGAGGAGATCACCTCACCacccgccgccgccgccgccgccacgACAAAGAGACGCTCCCTCTGGCCCTCCCTTCTCCGGTGGAAGCCCACATCCACCGATCACATCATCGCCGCTGAGAAACGCCTCCTCTCTCTCGTCAA GACCCGTTACAAGCAAGAGCGGGTTAACATTGGGTCAGGACCACCGGGTTCAAAAACCCGGTGGTTTCGGTCTGCAAGCGATGAACCGAGGTTTATAAATACAGTAACGTTCGATAGCGAAGAGGGGTCGCCGGCACTGGTGCTGGTACATGGATACGGTGCTTCTCAAGGCTTCTTTTTCCGTAATTTTGACGCTCTTGCTAAGCACTTCAAAGTCATTGCAATTGATCAGCTTGG ATGGGGTGGATCGAGCAGGCCGGATTTCACATGTAAAAGCACTGAAG AAACTGAGGCATGGTTCATTGAGTCCTTTGAGGAATGGCGTAAAGAAAACAATCTCAGCAAATTCATTTTACTTGGGCATTCATTTGGAGGGTATGTGGCTGCTAAATATGCAATCAAG TACCCCGAGCACATTCAGCACTTAATTTTGGTAGGACCTGCTGGGTTTTCTTCGGAAACAGATATGTCTGAGCAGCTTATTCAATTTAGAGCAACATGGAAAGGTGCAATTGTGAATCATCTATGGGAGTCTAATTTTACTCCTCAGAAGTTAGTAAG GGGGTTAGGTCCTTGGGGTCCAGGTCTGGTTCGCAAATATACGAGTGCTAGATTTGGCTCGAATTCTCAAGGAAACATGTTGAACGAGGATGAATCTAGATTGCTCACAG ATTATGTGTATCATACTCTGGCGGCGAAAGCTAGTGGAGAATTGTGCTTAAAGTACATATTCTCCTTTGGGGCCTTTCCTCGGATGCCTCTTTTACATTG TGCTTCCGAATGGAAAGTGCCAACTACATTCATATACGGTTACGACGATTGGATGAATTACCAAGGGGCACAAGAAGCTCGCAAGAGTATGAAGGTCCCATGCGAGATTATAAGAGTTCCTCAG GGTGGTCATTTCGTGTTCATAGACAACCCAGCTGCTTTCCATCCTGCTGTATTTTATGCTTGCCGCAAGGTTTTATCACCTAACCAGTACAGTAACTCTCTACCGGCAGGTTTGCTTTCTGTCTAA